GCGTCGGGGGCTTCGGGGTGCTGGCCCAGGTAGCGCTCCCAGTCGGTGATACCGCGCATGACCTCGCCCAGGTGCACGAGGGCTGTGCCGCGGTCGCGGATCTCCGCTGGCGCGTCAGGGCTCAGGATCAGGAGCCGCTCCATCACCACGAGCGCCTTGGCCCAGGATTCGCTCCGCCAGTAGATGGCCTTCAGGTTGTTAAGCATCCGCGTGAGGAACTGGCGCTTGGTGACGGGAGAGAAGTGCTCCTCCCTGAGGGTTACGGGACGACCGAGGACGCGGGAGACCAGCTCCTGGGCAGTTTGGGCGGTGAGGACAGCCCCGCCGTGAAAGGGGTCCAGGAGCACCTGGCACCCGTTGATCTCGCTCCCCACGACGACGTGGCCCGGGAGCCCGATCCCTCTGATGTCCAGCCCGAGACGGCGACCGACTTCCATCAGGACCAGCGAGAGGGTGATCGGGATGCCGAGCTTCCGTTCGAGGACGTCGTTCAGGAAGCTGTTCC
This portion of the Candidatus Rokuibacteriota bacterium genome encodes:
- a CDS encoding tetratricopeptide repeat protein, translating into MEEFAQAVRGPDVGIDLARSALLIARLEYPSLDVERYLHRLDRLADEARARGPEPDRLRRLHRLREFLFEEVGFKGNSEGYFDPRNSFLNDVLERKLGIPITLSLVLMEVGRRLGLDIRGIGLPGHVVVGSEINGCQVLLDPFHGGAVLTAQTAQELVSRVLGRPVTLREEHFSPVTKRQFLTRMLNNLKAIYWRSESWAKALVVMERLLILSPDAPAEIRDRGTALVHLGEVMRGITDWERYLGQHPEAPDAETVRTHLRQIRGALATLN